One Brassica napus cultivar Da-Ae unplaced genomic scaffold, Da-Ae ScsIHWf_224;HRSCAF=388, whole genome shotgun sequence genomic region harbors:
- the LOC125600418 gene encoding uncharacterized protein LOC125600418, with product MVLLPKARHDWMHLRFLDYKSVDDYNSALFKIVSILKLCGEESNGVRPAGTAPPPEAHEVEKKDPNETYFVQDNKKPYGNSRGGFKRRGRDNSNGRDGYSTGRKGNHNNRGRGSNYGRGRGSYGRGRGGISKPSYTSNKSLCHRCGSDNHWAKNCRTPKHLCDLYQESIKNKNPEANMIQENAHEDKGYG from the exons atggtgttgcttccaaaagcAAGGCATGATTGGATGCATCTAAGATTCTTAGACTATAAGTCGGTGGATGATTACAATTCAGCTCTATTCAAGATTGTCTCAATACTAAAGTTGTGTGGTGAAGAG agtaacGGAGTTAGACCGGCCGGGACAGCACCACCACCCGAAGCCCATGAGGTTGAGAAGAAGGATCCCAATGAGACATACTTTGTCCAAGACAACAAGAAACCATACGGCAATAGCCGTGGTGGGTTCAAGAGGCGTGGACGTGATAACTCAAACGGCCGAGATGGCTACTCAACtggccggaaaggaaaccacaataaccgtggtcgtggttccaattacggcCGGGGTCGAGGCAGCTACGGCCGCGGacgaggtggcatatccaaaccatcttacacgtccaaCAAGTCTCTATGCCATAGATGCGGGAGTGACAACCATTGGGCAAAGAATTGTAGAACTCCGAAACACTTGtgcgacctctaccaagagagcaTCAAGAACAAGAATCCGGAGGCAAATATGATCCAAGAAAACGCCCATGAGGACAAGGGATATGg